Part of the Bacillus cabrialesii genome is shown below.
ACATGTGCTGCCAAAGCTCCCATACAAATATTCTGCCTTAGAACCTTATATATCAAGAGACATTATGGTCCTTCATCATACGAAGCATCACCAGAGCTATGTTGACGGTCTAAACAAAGCAGAAACAGAGCTAAAAAAAGCGAGGGCGTCAAAAAATTATGGCTTGATCACTCACTGGCAAAGAGAGCTTGCATTCCATGGAGCAGGCCATTATCTGCACAGTATTTTCTGGTTTTCGATGCATCCAAACGGAAAAAGGCGTCCTACGGGGGCATTGTTCCAAATGATTGACCTTTCATTTGGAAGCTACTCCGCTTTTAAAGAACATTTTACCCAGGCCGCTAAAAAAGTGGAAGGTGTCGGCTGGGCCATTCTGGTCTGGTCTCCACGATCGGGACGGCTGGAGATTTTAACGGCAGAAAAGCACCAGCTCTTCAGCCAATGGGATGTGATCCCCCTTTTACCTCTTGACGTATGGGAACATGCCTACTATTTGCAATATAAAAATGACCGGGCAAGCTATGTCGATCATTGGTGGAATGTCGTGGATTGGCGCGAGGCAGAAAAACGTTTCGAGCAAGCAAAAGAAGTCGTTTGGAAACTCTATTAAAAAAAGCCCCCTTTTCCCGGGGGCTTTGTGTTTTAAAAAATGCCTATCACATGCAAAAATACAATGATGATGGCAACAGGTGAAAGATAACGAATGAGCAGGAGCCAAACCGCAAACCACTTTCGTTTAAGGTTGGAACCGCTTTTCAGCTCGTCGAACAAATCCTGTTTCGGTATTTTTAATGGAACAAAAATAGAAATCAATAACGCGCCTAACGGCATTAAAATATTGCTTACAAGATAGTCTGCCGCATCAAAAATAGACAAGTGGAATATAGAGACGTCACTTAAAACACCATATGATAATGCAGACGGCACCCCGACAATAAAAATAGCAATTCCGCCTAACCAAGCGAATCGTTTTCTTTTATTGACATCACCTTTTGAAAGTACCGCGACCAAAATTTCCAGCATTGAGAAAGCGGATGTCAATGCCGCAAATAAAAATAGAATTAAAAATGCTAATAAAAAGATAATTCCGAACGGCATTTGATTAAATACGGTCGGCAGCACGTTAAATAACAGAACCGGACCTTGGTCTGGTTTGAGGCCGAATGAAAAGACAGCTGGAAAAATCGCAATTCCTGCCATCACAGCAACAAGCACGTTCAATACAGTTACTGATACAGCGGACTGCACCAGATTTTCCTGTTTCTCTAAATAAGAGCTATACGTTACCATGACAGATACACCCACACTTAATAAGAAAAAGGACTGGCCCATCGCGTACAAAATTGTATTAGCGTCAATCGCTGAAAAATCAGGCATCAGGAAAAACTTGAGCCCTTCCATCGCGCCATCAAGCGTAACGGAACGCACCATTAAAATAATAAATAATATAAAAAGCGCCGGCATTAATACTTGGCTTGCTTTTTCAATCCCGCTGCTTACTCCTTTTGCAACAACTAAAATTGTCACCACCATAAAGAGCAGCTGGCCTCCTACAGCCAAATAAGGATTTGAAATCGTACTTGCAAATATCGTATCAAAACCCGATGTTTGCGATAAACCGCCAGTGAAGCCTTTTGTAATATAAATTAAAATCCATCCGCCGACAACGCTGTAAAAAGATAATAGAATAAAGCACGTCGCCATGCCTAGATAACCGATCCAATGCCACTTTGTTCCTGGAGCAAGTGTTTTATAGGACTGTACGGCATCTTTTTGTGTTTTTCTGCCTATGATGAATTCACCTAACAATAAAGGCAGCCCGATTAAAACCGTGAATAAAATAAAAATAAGTAAAAATGCGCCTCCTCCGCTGGTTCCCGCTACATATGGGAACTTCCATATCGCGCCAAGTCCGATAGCTGATCCTGCCGCGGCTAAAATAAAGCCCAGCTTCGAAGACCATTGATTCGCTTCCTTCACCCTATCACTCCTATTTTTATCTAACCATTATAAAGATTCATTGTAAGAATATCTTCCTATATAGTCAAGAACATTTTGATTAGTTTACATAATATATTTATCAGCTATTATAAAAACCTAATCCAACTATTGATATTGAATTATTCAGAAAATTAATTATAATAAGAGGATGCTTAAAAATCTGTGAGAATTTCTGCTGAAGTTCTTGATAAATGTGTTAGGAGTGTTTTTATGGACATCATTAGAAAAATAAGTCATTTCGCGGGACAAACCTTTGGCATTTGGGTCATTGTGTTTGCCGTGCTGGGATTTTCTTTCCCGACACTTTTTACGTGGATCAGTTCTTATATTACGATTTTTCTTGGCATTATCATGTTTGGGATGGGACTTACACTGCAAGCAGATGATTTCAAAGAGCTAGTCAGAAAACCTT
Proteins encoded:
- a CDS encoding sodium-dependent transporter; the protein is MKEANQWSSKLGFILAAAGSAIGLGAIWKFPYVAGTSGGGAFLLIFILFTVLIGLPLLLGEFIIGRKTQKDAVQSYKTLAPGTKWHWIGYLGMATCFILLSFYSVVGGWILIYITKGFTGGLSQTSGFDTIFASTISNPYLAVGGQLLFMVVTILVVAKGVSSGIEKASQVLMPALFILFIILMVRSVTLDGAMEGLKFFLMPDFSAIDANTILYAMGQSFFLLSVGVSVMVTYSSYLEKQENLVQSAVSVTVLNVLVAVMAGIAIFPAVFSFGLKPDQGPVLLFNVLPTVFNQMPFGIIFLLAFLILFLFAALTSAFSMLEILVAVLSKGDVNKRKRFAWLGGIAIFIVGVPSALSYGVLSDVSIFHLSIFDAADYLVSNILMPLGALLISIFVPLKIPKQDLFDELKSGSNLKRKWFAVWLLLIRYLSPVAIIIVFLHVIGIF
- a CDS encoding superoxide dismutase; the protein is MKRESYQTEMFNWCEALKDQIQKRGQLEQFENQIDKMIEALEDDRTTEEDWYKQAAALYRDITESGDTSERRAYVPIGKHVLPKLPYKYSALEPYISRDIMVLHHTKHHQSYVDGLNKAETELKKARASKNYGLITHWQRELAFHGAGHYLHSIFWFSMHPNGKRRPTGALFQMIDLSFGSYSAFKEHFTQAAKKVEGVGWAILVWSPRSGRLEILTAEKHQLFSQWDVIPLLPLDVWEHAYYLQYKNDRASYVDHWWNVVDWREAEKRFEQAKEVVWKLY